In Erigeron canadensis isolate Cc75 chromosome 6, C_canadensis_v1, whole genome shotgun sequence, the following are encoded in one genomic region:
- the LOC122604324 gene encoding uncharacterized protein LOC122604324 produces the protein MLSESSLPNKSWAEAVNTACHTQNRSLIVKRHDKTAYEILRGKKPQITYFHVFRCPVFILNNRDHLGKFDPKADDGYFVGYSSISKAFRVFNIRLQKVDESIYVTFDESSSALKDIQSSSYEEVFSEFTNPSNEEADSFSNAPCTLPECHQQTSQDTSVSIDEEQVVAHIYSIEPVAPILRSIQAASANNRSLTKEVHDLAEDEFHDASANAEDMESADDSNINDNSAQSNDSTDHPVAEPTVISDFSPYNPLSAVPITQSSVDTQLGSPSVPALR, from the coding sequence atgctcagtgagtcctcccTTCCAAACAAATCTTGGGCTGAAGCTGTCAACACAgcttgtcacacccagaatCGCTCTCTAATTGTCAAGAGACATGATAAGACAgcatatgaaattttaagaggaaagaaacctcaaattaCATACTTTCATGTGTTTAGATGCCCTGTATTCATTCTGAATAATAGGGATCACCTAGGCAAATTTGATCccaaagctgatgatggttactttgtagGATATTCATCTATAAGCAAAGCATTTAGAGTATTTAATATTCGCCTTCAAAAAGTAGATGAATCCATttatgtcacttttgatgaaagctcatctgcTTTAAAAGACATACAATCCTCTTCTTATGAAGAAGTATTtagtgagttcactaatccttCAAATGAGGAAGCTGACTCATTTTCTAATGCACCTTGTACCTTACCTGAATGTCATCAGCAGACATCTCAAGATACATCAGTAAGTATTGATGAGGAACAAGTTGTTGCTCATATTTACTCTATTGAGCCAGTTGCGCCTATTTTGAGATCAATCCAGGCTGCCTCAGCCAACAATAGATCATTAACTAAGGAGGTTCATGATCTCGCTGaggatgagtttcatgatgcctCAGCAAATGCTGAGGATATGGAGTCTGCTGACgactccaacatcaatgataactcAGCTCAGTCAAATGACTCAACTGATCATCCGGTGGCTGAACCCACTGTCATCAGTGACTTCTCCCCATACAATCCTCTCTCTGCTGTCCCCATCACTCAATCTTCCGTTGATACTCAACTAGGCTCTCCAAGTGTTCCTGCACTTAGGTGA